One stretch of Thermococcus sp. 21S9 DNA includes these proteins:
- a CDS encoding DUF5646 family protein — translation MERVSDANVRYVIEELERLKVEIQRLEAMLVPIVRGELSKEELEEIEREARDFKEEDWIDADELERILEEDS, via the coding sequence ATGGAGCGGGTAAGCGATGCTAACGTGCGTTACGTTATAGAGGAGCTTGAGCGTCTGAAGGTGGAAATCCAGCGTCTTGAGGCTATGCTGGTTCCCATTGTGAGGGGCGAACTCTCCAAGGAAGAACTTGAGGAGATAGAGAGGGAGGCAAGAGATTTTAAGGAAGAAGACTGGATTGACGCGGACGAGCTTGAGCGGATTCTGGAGGAGGACTCATGA
- the prf1 gene encoding peptide chain release factor aRF-1: MSHKSAEMYELKKKVEELKNYRGRATELVSLYIPAGYDINKVMQQLREEYGTAQNIKSKSTRKNVLGALERAMQHLKLYRKTPENGLALFVGNVSEQEGVSDIRLWAIVPPEPLKVRLYRCDQTFVTEPLEEMLRVKDAYGLITVEKNEATIGLLRGKRIEVIDELTSNVPGKTRAGGQSARRYERIREQETHEFMKRIGEHANQAFLPLLEKGELRGIIIGGPGPTKEEFVEGDYLHHELRKKVIGVVDISYHGEYGLRELVEKASDILRDHEAVKERKLIQDFFKHLVKDTGMITYGEKEVRQALELGAVDTLLISEGYDKVRVKAKCNNCGWSEEKTMSEQEFHVYKKKLTHCPKCGSQNITFEKWDVAEELIKMAEEAGSNVEIISLDTEEGQQFYKAFGGLGAFLRYKIH, from the coding sequence ATGTCTCACAAGTCAGCGGAAATGTACGAGCTCAAGAAGAAGGTTGAGGAGCTGAAGAACTATCGAGGTCGAGCGACCGAACTCGTCAGCCTCTACATCCCGGCTGGCTACGACATCAACAAGGTCATGCAACAGCTCCGCGAGGAGTACGGAACTGCCCAAAACATCAAGAGCAAGTCAACTCGAAAGAACGTTTTGGGAGCACTTGAAAGGGCGATGCAACACCTCAAGCTCTACCGCAAGACTCCGGAGAACGGTCTCGCTCTCTTCGTCGGCAACGTCAGCGAGCAGGAGGGAGTCAGCGACATAAGACTCTGGGCCATTGTTCCGCCCGAGCCTCTCAAGGTTCGCCTCTACCGCTGTGACCAGACCTTCGTCACCGAACCGCTTGAGGAGATGCTCCGCGTTAAGGACGCGTACGGCCTCATAACCGTCGAGAAGAACGAGGCGACGATAGGCCTCCTCAGGGGCAAGAGGATTGAGGTTATAGACGAGCTCACCTCGAACGTCCCAGGAAAGACGAGGGCAGGTGGTCAGTCGGCGAGACGTTACGAGAGGATTCGCGAGCAGGAGACGCACGAGTTCATGAAGCGCATCGGCGAGCACGCCAATCAGGCGTTCCTTCCACTCCTCGAGAAAGGTGAGCTGAGGGGAATCATCATCGGCGGTCCCGGGCCGACCAAGGAGGAGTTCGTTGAAGGCGACTACCTCCACCACGAGCTGAGGAAGAAGGTCATCGGCGTCGTTGACATAAGCTACCACGGCGAGTACGGCCTAAGGGAGCTCGTGGAGAAGGCCAGCGATATACTCAGAGACCACGAGGCAGTGAAGGAGAGGAAGCTTATTCAGGACTTCTTCAAGCACCTCGTCAAGGACACCGGAATGATAACCTACGGTGAGAAGGAGGTTCGCCAGGCCCTCGAGCTCGGCGCCGTTGATACGCTCCTCATCAGTGAGGGCTACGACAAGGTCCGCGTCAAGGCCAAGTGCAACAACTGTGGCTGGAGCGAAGAGAAGACGATGAGCGAGCAGGAGTTCCACGTCTACAAGAAGAAGCTGACCCACTGTCCAAAGTGTGGCAGTCAGAACATAACCTTCGAGAAGTGGGACGTCGCGGAGGAGCTCATAAAGATGGCCGAGGAAGCCGGCTCGAATGTGGAAATCATCTCCCTCGACACCGAGGAGGGCCAGCAGTTCTACAAGGCTTTCGGCGGGCTTGGAGCGTTCCTGAGGTACAAGATTCATTGA
- a CDS encoding pro-sigmaK processing inhibitor BofA family protein — protein sequence MPDFILLLVLLFLLALVGWAILALTIAILKWLAVNAITGLIIIGILNFLGVTHVPINWLTLLILAVGGVIGAFILIILSLF from the coding sequence ATGCCCGATTTTATCCTCCTTCTGGTTCTCCTTTTCCTTCTCGCGCTCGTTGGGTGGGCAATCTTAGCCCTCACCATAGCTATTCTCAAGTGGCTCGCGGTGAACGCGATTACAGGCCTCATCATAATCGGCATCCTGAATTTCCTTGGGGTCACGCATGTCCCAATAAACTGGCTGACACTGCTAATCCTGGCCGTGGGTGGAGTCATTGGCGCGTTTATACTCATAATCCTATCCCTCTTCTAG
- a CDS encoding class III signal peptide-containing protein, with protein MRRGQASLEYIFVIAIVLVLILVLFRTFFDPRTGTLKKVGTQQSVVESDINKTINNLSD; from the coding sequence ATGAGACGAGGGCAAGCATCACTTGAGTACATCTTTGTTATCGCAATTGTCCTGGTTCTGATACTGGTTTTGTTCCGGACCTTTTTTGACCCGAGAACTGGAACCCTGAAAAAAGTCGGCACCCAGCAAAGTGTAGTTGAGTCCGATATTAACAAAACTATTAATAACTTGAGCGATTAA
- a CDS encoding class III signal peptide-containing protein has translation MMRKAQGAIEYLFMIAAALVIILIVVRQLQNRGKTASTTANTAEQAINSTLQNMTNSS, from the coding sequence ATGATGAGGAAGGCCCAGGGTGCAATTGAGTACCTCTTCATGATTGCTGCCGCGCTGGTTATAATCCTGATAGTCGTCAGGCAGCTCCAGAACAGGGGCAAGACTGCCAGCACGACCGCCAACACTGCCGAGCAGGCTATCAACAGCACCCTTCAGAACATGACCAACAGCAGCTGA
- a CDS encoding site-2 protease family protein, with amino-acid sequence MPRGIYECLNCGYREERDSTEPLLERSCPRCGGDMILVGYAGEGIKKPSHPPLESTPTPEIHVAETPGLPPEVEAKLRTFYNLRFAGFDGRVFVFEVEDILEPNFERVLSEMEKLGYWVALKKRDGKVLLFVFPAGEVKPDNKWLPWVFLLATIATTLFAGYMLALNYISALDYYGLPGMRDPYLIALSFSVSVMAILGTHELGHKIAAAYHGVRATMPYFIPFPFSLIGTLGAVIRVKSPLPTRDAAIDLGVSGPIAGFLVSIPVTAIGLKLSIVVPQSMVPQTEGGVYFGTNLIFEALTKAVLHIPDNYVIFLHPIAMAGWVGLLVTFLNLIPVAQLDGGHVLRAFISERAHRIVTYVTAFVLIGMSYLWSGWFIWGLLVLLIGSAGNPGALDEVSPISKKRIALSVLVAIIFVLTATPRPIWTT; translated from the coding sequence ATGCCGAGGGGAATCTACGAGTGCCTTAACTGTGGCTACCGCGAGGAGAGGGATTCCACCGAGCCTCTTCTTGAGCGCTCATGCCCCCGTTGCGGAGGGGACATGATTCTCGTGGGCTACGCGGGAGAAGGCATCAAAAAACCGTCGCATCCACCGCTTGAATCCACACCCACACCTGAGATTCACGTTGCCGAGACGCCGGGCCTTCCGCCGGAGGTTGAGGCCAAACTCAGGACGTTTTACAACCTCCGGTTTGCGGGCTTCGACGGGAGGGTCTTCGTTTTCGAGGTTGAGGATATCCTTGAGCCGAACTTTGAGAGAGTTCTGAGCGAGATGGAGAAGCTCGGCTACTGGGTTGCGCTGAAAAAGCGTGATGGCAAAGTCCTCCTGTTCGTGTTTCCCGCGGGAGAGGTCAAGCCAGACAACAAGTGGCTACCCTGGGTCTTCCTGCTCGCAACAATAGCAACGACCCTATTCGCCGGCTACATGCTGGCCCTCAACTACATCTCCGCCCTCGATTATTACGGACTTCCCGGGATGAGGGACCCCTACCTCATTGCACTCTCGTTCTCTGTCAGCGTCATGGCAATACTCGGTACCCACGAACTTGGCCACAAGATAGCCGCCGCTTACCATGGCGTCCGTGCAACGATGCCCTACTTCATACCGTTTCCGTTTAGTTTGATAGGAACCCTCGGCGCTGTGATAAGGGTTAAGTCTCCCCTGCCGACGAGGGACGCGGCGATAGACCTTGGCGTTAGCGGGCCGATAGCGGGTTTCCTCGTTTCGATTCCAGTTACGGCCATAGGTCTGAAGCTCTCGATTGTGGTTCCCCAGAGTATGGTGCCCCAGACGGAGGGAGGGGTCTACTTTGGAACAAATCTCATCTTCGAGGCCCTGACAAAAGCGGTGCTTCACATACCGGACAACTACGTGATATTCCTTCATCCCATTGCGATGGCCGGCTGGGTCGGACTGCTCGTCACGTTCCTCAACCTGATTCCGGTTGCCCAGCTTGACGGGGGGCACGTCCTGAGGGCGTTCATCAGCGAGAGGGCGCACAGAATAGTGACTTACGTCACGGCCTTCGTTCTCATCGGGATGAGCTACCTCTGGAGTGGCTGGTTCATCTGGGGGCTACTCGTCCTACTCATTGGCTCCGCTGGAAATCCCGGAGCACTCGACGAGGTATCTCCAATATCCAAGAAAAGGATAGCACTGTCAGTGCTCGTGGCGATAATATTCGTGCTCACCGCAACACCGAGGCCGATTTGGACTACTTAG
- a CDS encoding DUF126 domain-containing protein, whose translation MKLKGRKVVGGKAEGELIVSKKPLSFLGGVDPETGIVTDAESDIRGQSIAGKILAFPRGKGSTVGSYVIYALKKNGKAPKAILVGEAETIVATGAIIAGIPMVQGIDVSKLRSGMKVRVDADSGEVEVED comes from the coding sequence ATGAAGCTGAAGGGAAGGAAGGTCGTCGGAGGGAAGGCCGAGGGCGAGCTGATAGTGTCAAAAAAACCGCTCTCCTTCCTCGGCGGGGTTGACCCCGAGACTGGAATCGTTACCGACGCGGAGAGCGACATAAGAGGCCAGAGCATAGCGGGCAAAATCCTCGCCTTCCCGCGCGGAAAGGGCTCCACCGTTGGCTCCTACGTAATCTACGCCCTCAAAAAGAACGGAAAGGCGCCGAAGGCAATACTAGTCGGGGAAGCCGAGACGATAGTGGCAACGGGTGCGATAATAGCGGGCATCCCAATGGTTCAGGGAATAGATGTTTCAAAGCTAAGGAGCGGAATGAAAGTCAGGGTTGACGCCGACTCGGGTGAGGTTGAGGTCGAGGACTAA
- a CDS encoding aconitase X catalytic domain-containing protein, translating into MYLTKEEELILAGEYGYALQKAMEILVALGDIYGAERLIPIKSAQIAGVSYKNLGEAGIEFLRDFVEAGAKVSVYTTLNPAGIGDDEFMEKQREVLELYRTMGIEVTSTCTPYYGANLPKFGDHLAWSESSAVSFANSIIGARTNREGGPSSLASAIVGKTPEYGLHLDENRKATVKVKVEAKVKTFVDYSALGYHLGKALRNDVPYITGLKPESLDYLKELGASMAATGSIALYHVEGETPEYKTAISDGIETITVEDADLRAVRESFSDDWSEIDMILIGCPHASLMEIKEIAELLRMRGRPLKIPLFITASRAVKALSDSLGYTETIERYNGRIIADSCFVVSPIKGWYRGIATNSGKSAFYFRSFGFSVRLDDAERLIKEAP; encoded by the coding sequence ATGTACCTGACGAAGGAAGAGGAACTGATTTTGGCCGGCGAGTACGGCTACGCGCTCCAGAAGGCGATGGAAATCCTCGTCGCTTTGGGAGACATCTACGGGGCGGAGCGGTTGATTCCCATAAAGAGCGCCCAGATTGCCGGCGTTTCCTACAAAAACCTCGGCGAGGCCGGCATTGAGTTCCTGAGGGACTTCGTGGAGGCAGGAGCGAAGGTCAGCGTCTACACGACGCTTAATCCTGCAGGCATAGGCGACGATGAGTTCATGGAGAAGCAGAGGGAGGTTTTGGAGCTCTACCGCACGATGGGGATAGAGGTGACCTCCACCTGTACCCCCTACTACGGGGCGAACCTTCCGAAGTTCGGCGACCACTTAGCTTGGAGCGAGAGCTCGGCCGTTTCCTTTGCAAACTCGATAATAGGTGCCAGAACCAACCGCGAAGGTGGGCCGTCAAGCTTGGCCTCCGCCATAGTCGGCAAAACGCCGGAATACGGACTCCACCTCGACGAGAACAGGAAGGCGACCGTGAAGGTGAAGGTAGAGGCTAAAGTCAAGACGTTCGTTGACTACTCCGCTCTTGGCTATCACCTCGGAAAGGCCCTCAGAAACGACGTGCCCTACATAACCGGCCTGAAACCGGAGAGCCTGGACTACCTCAAGGAGCTCGGCGCTTCTATGGCCGCTACCGGTTCGATAGCGCTCTACCACGTCGAAGGCGAAACGCCCGAATACAAAACCGCGATTTCCGACGGGATAGAGACGATAACAGTCGAGGATGCTGACCTTAGGGCCGTCAGGGAGAGTTTCTCCGACGATTGGAGTGAGATAGATATGATTCTCATCGGCTGTCCGCATGCTTCCCTCATGGAAATCAAGGAGATAGCCGAACTTCTGAGAATGCGCGGAAGGCCTCTAAAGATACCGCTCTTCATAACCGCGAGCAGGGCCGTAAAGGCTTTATCTGACTCGCTCGGCTACACCGAAACGATAGAGCGCTACAATGGACGGATTATAGCTGATTCGTGCTTCGTCGTGTCGCCGATTAAGGGCTGGTACAGAGGCATAGCCACCAACAGCGGGAAGAGTGCCTTCTACTTCCGCTCCTTCGGCTTTAGCGTAAGGCTCGACGACGCCGAGAGGCTCATAAAAGAAGCCCCGTGA
- a CDS encoding M42 family metallopeptidase, with protein sequence MERVVEILREILEIPSPTGYTREVLSHIEKKLGGAGIKTRYTNKGALLAYNHPEPELVIAGHVDTLGAMVKGILPDGHLSFTRIGGLLLPTFEGEYCTIITRSGKRFRGTLLLRNPSVHVNRDAGKKERKEENMYIRLDAEVEKKEDTEKLGIRPGDFVAFDPKFEYVNGFVKAHFLDDKASVAVMIDLLLELADELEKLPVAFFFSPYEEVGHGGSAGYPSTTRELLVVDMGVVGEGVYGKETAVSIGAKDSSGPYDYEMTTKLIELAEKNDIPYVVDVFPYYGSDGSAALRAGWDFRVALIGPGVHASHGMERTHVKGLLATKELIRAYIEDKFGV encoded by the coding sequence ATGGAGCGCGTCGTTGAGATTCTGAGGGAGATTCTGGAGATTCCGTCCCCGACCGGCTACACGAGAGAGGTCCTCTCGCACATCGAGAAGAAACTGGGCGGGGCCGGGATAAAGACCCGCTACACCAACAAGGGAGCACTTCTCGCCTACAACCACCCGGAGCCAGAACTCGTCATAGCGGGCCACGTGGACACGCTTGGCGCGATGGTGAAGGGGATTTTACCTGACGGACACCTGAGCTTCACGAGAATCGGCGGGCTTCTCCTCCCGACGTTCGAGGGCGAATACTGCACGATAATAACCCGCTCCGGGAAGAGGTTCAGGGGGACGCTCCTCCTCAGGAACCCGAGCGTTCACGTCAACAGGGACGCCGGAAAGAAGGAGCGCAAGGAGGAGAACATGTACATTCGCCTCGACGCGGAGGTCGAGAAGAAGGAGGACACCGAGAAGCTCGGCATAAGACCGGGCGACTTCGTAGCCTTCGACCCGAAGTTCGAGTACGTGAACGGCTTCGTCAAGGCCCACTTTTTGGACGACAAGGCGAGCGTCGCGGTGATGATTGACCTTCTCCTTGAGCTGGCGGACGAGCTTGAAAAGCTCCCCGTGGCGTTCTTCTTCTCGCCCTACGAGGAGGTCGGCCACGGCGGTTCTGCAGGTTATCCATCAACGACGAGGGAGTTGCTCGTCGTTGACATGGGCGTCGTCGGAGAGGGGGTTTATGGGAAGGAAACTGCCGTTTCAATAGGAGCCAAAGACTCAAGCGGGCCCTACGACTATGAAATGACGACCAAACTCATCGAGCTGGCCGAGAAGAACGACATCCCGTATGTGGTCGACGTCTTCCCCTACTACGGCTCCGACGGTTCAGCCGCTTTGCGGGCCGGCTGGGACTTCAGAGTTGCCCTCATCGGGCCGGGAGTTCATGCCAGCCACGGGATGGAGAGGACGCACGTCAAGGGCCTGCTCGCGACGAAGGAGCTGATAAGGGCCTACATAGAGGATAAGTTTGGAGTTTAA
- a CDS encoding SPFH domain-containing protein, with protein MVEVIEWVNPGEDEIIWRYPNEVIKWGAQLIVHEYEVAVFMRDGKIYDVLGPGRHTLTTQNLPLLYKLVGGSNSPFKATIIFVSMKQFQGRYGGETQTKELAPVKYYGVYWFKVADPVLFITEVVGGQSLYDASDVTKFIRAYFNEGMMKHLSAYSIVDLFQNLDMVSTQVKIKLMEDFRRLGLELVDVKIEGVNTTDEWRQRLFWLMQTGNAQAVMQMDTVKQVAAELGKSPGASVGTGMVLVPQLFQQPAQPAQPVQQAPAQPYAGAPPAPQQPQQTAPSQPAQQEICPYCGKPIPPGARFCPYCGHEIKRCPNGHIVPEGAKFCPVCGAKIE; from the coding sequence ATGGTTGAGGTAATCGAATGGGTCAACCCGGGTGAGGACGAGATAATCTGGAGGTACCCGAACGAGGTCATAAAGTGGGGTGCCCAGCTCATAGTCCACGAGTACGAAGTGGCAGTCTTCATGCGCGACGGCAAAATCTACGACGTTCTCGGGCCCGGAAGGCACACGCTGACGACGCAGAATTTGCCACTCCTATACAAGCTCGTCGGCGGGAGCAACAGCCCCTTCAAGGCAACGATAATCTTCGTCAGCATGAAGCAGTTCCAGGGGCGCTACGGTGGCGAAACGCAGACGAAAGAATTAGCGCCGGTCAAGTACTACGGTGTCTACTGGTTCAAGGTCGCGGACCCGGTTCTCTTCATCACCGAGGTTGTCGGCGGTCAGAGCTTGTATGATGCCAGTGACGTTACCAAGTTCATCAGGGCTTACTTCAACGAGGGCATGATGAAGCATCTCAGCGCTTACTCGATAGTCGACCTCTTCCAGAACCTTGACATGGTCAGCACGCAGGTTAAGATAAAGCTCATGGAGGACTTCCGCAGGTTGGGCCTCGAGCTGGTCGATGTTAAGATTGAGGGCGTTAACACCACCGATGAGTGGCGCCAGAGGCTCTTCTGGCTCATGCAGACGGGCAATGCTCAGGCGGTTATGCAGATGGACACCGTCAAGCAAGTTGCAGCAGAGCTCGGAAAGAGCCCCGGCGCGAGTGTCGGGACCGGAATGGTGCTCGTTCCCCAGCTCTTCCAGCAACCGGCCCAGCCAGCTCAGCCCGTCCAGCAGGCCCCGGCCCAGCCCTATGCCGGCGCACCTCCAGCTCCCCAGCAACCACAGCAAACGGCTCCCTCCCAGCCAGCGCAACAGGAGATATGCCCCTACTGTGGTAAACCTATTCCACCGGGGGCACGCTTCTGCCCCTACTGCGGGCACGAAATCAAGCGGTGTCCCAACGGCCACATAGTTCCCGAGGGGGCGAAGTTCTGCCCGGTCTGCGGTGCGAAGATTGAATGA
- a CDS encoding MBL fold metallo-hydrolase, translated as MIRNMNSYPLYDDGEHKVYWLGIEESEDEKGILTNQYLVIDGNEGALIEPGGFFVFSRVLKNVSSLIPPTQIKYLMYSHQDPDVVAGLNLWFEYAPLAKVVISELWVRFIPHLAVMSAGRTVGIPDKGAEFKLGNSTIRAVPAHYLHSPGNFAFYDEKSGILFSSDIGAAAFSKDEWYLFVEDFDEHTKHMEGFHKRYMSSTKALRAWVRSVRKLKPKMIAPQHGAIFRDEDVGRFLDWLDSLEVGIDAFEEEFYGD; from the coding sequence ATGATTAGGAACATGAACAGCTACCCGCTCTACGACGACGGGGAGCACAAGGTTTACTGGCTTGGAATTGAGGAGAGCGAGGACGAGAAGGGAATACTGACCAACCAGTACCTCGTCATTGACGGAAACGAGGGCGCGCTTATAGAGCCCGGCGGGTTCTTCGTGTTCTCCCGCGTGCTCAAGAACGTCTCCTCCCTGATTCCCCCAACACAGATTAAGTACCTCATGTACTCGCACCAGGACCCCGACGTAGTTGCGGGTCTAAACCTCTGGTTCGAGTACGCGCCACTGGCGAAGGTCGTCATCTCGGAGCTGTGGGTGCGCTTCATTCCGCACCTTGCCGTAATGAGCGCGGGCAGAACGGTAGGAATCCCTGATAAGGGTGCCGAGTTCAAACTGGGAAACTCGACCATAAGGGCAGTTCCAGCCCACTACCTCCACAGTCCCGGCAACTTCGCCTTCTACGACGAGAAGAGCGGAATCCTGTTCAGCTCGGACATTGGAGCCGCTGCATTCTCGAAGGACGAGTGGTACCTCTTCGTTGAGGACTTTGACGAGCACACAAAGCACATGGAGGGCTTCCATAAGAGGTATATGAGCTCAACGAAGGCCCTCAGGGCATGGGTCCGCTCGGTAAGGAAGCTTAAACCCAAGATGATAGCGCCACAGCACGGGGCGATATTCAGGGACGAGGACGTTGGCAGGTTCCTTGACTGGCTCGATTCGCTTGAGGTTGGAATCGACGCCTTCGAAGAGGAGTTCTACGGGGACTGA
- a CDS encoding hydrogenase maturation protease, translating into MRTLILALGNELMKDDGVGLKVGRILAEKGYNVLEVGTDIFMLSSHYNGEERIIIVDAILSETFKPGEVIHLKGEDVFEKLRAEIRSAHFMGAIDGLKLLMKLDERLAKAEVHFVGIVAKEIDLGTELSEEVKKAVPKAVELIEKIVAGD; encoded by the coding sequence ATGAGAACGCTCATACTTGCCCTTGGAAACGAGCTGATGAAGGACGACGGGGTTGGGCTCAAGGTTGGCAGAATCCTCGCCGAGAAGGGCTACAACGTCCTTGAGGTTGGAACCGACATCTTCATGCTATCAAGCCACTACAACGGCGAGGAGAGGATTATAATCGTTGACGCGATTCTAAGCGAGACTTTCAAGCCGGGAGAAGTTATACACCTCAAAGGGGAGGATGTCTTCGAGAAGCTAAGGGCCGAGATAAGGAGCGCGCACTTCATGGGGGCGATAGACGGCCTTAAGCTTCTCATGAAGCTCGACGAGAGGCTCGCTAAGGCGGAGGTTCACTTCGTTGGGATAGTTGCGAAGGAGATTGACCTCGGAACCGAGCTCAGCGAGGAGGTCAAAAAAGCCGTTCCCAAAGCTGTTGAGCTCATCGAAAAAATTGTAGCGGGGGATTAA
- a CDS encoding PIN domain-containing protein — protein sequence MTALSLWSIRAVFKALKGFGFIESSQRTVFKAMELIEKYAMLPNDALILATCIEHGFALATLDEDFFEPAKKEKVELIS from the coding sequence TTGACAGCTCTCTCCTTGTGGAGTATTAGAGCCGTTTTCAAGGCACTGAAGGGTTTTGGATTTATCGAATCCTCTCAGAGAACAGTCTTCAAAGCAATGGAACTAATCGAAAAGTACGCCATGCTCCCGAACGATGCACTAATTCTCGCGACCTGCATCGAGCACGGCTTTGCCTTGGCTACTCTCGACGAGGACTTCTTCGAACCGGCAAAGAAAGAAAAAGTTGAGCTGATTTCCTGA
- the hydA gene encoding NADPH-dependent hydrogenase/sulfhydrogenase 1 subunit alpha produces the protein MKNVYLPITVDHIARVEGKGGVEIVIGEDGVKEVKLNIIEGPRFFEAITIGKKLDEALAVYPRICSFCSAAHKLTAVEAAEKAIGFTPREEIQALREVLYIGDMIESHALHLYLLVLPDYLGYSGPLHMVDKYKKEIGIALDLKNLGSWMMDELGARAIHQENVVLGGFGKLPGRETLERMKNKLKEALPKAEYTFELFAKLEQYKEVEGPITHLAVKPRNDVYGIYGDYIKASDGNEFPSESYKEHIKEFVVEHSFAKHSHYHGKPFMVGAISRVVNNWKLLYGRAKELYDAHKELLRPTNPFANNLAQALELVYFIERGIDLLDEALAKWPIRPRDEVEVRDGFGVSTTEAPRGILVYALEVKDGKVAYADIITPTAFNLAMMEEHVRMMAEKHYNDDPERIKFLTEMVVRAYDPCISCSVHVAKL, from the coding sequence ATGAAAAACGTTTACCTGCCAATCACCGTTGACCACATCGCAAGGGTAGAGGGCAAGGGTGGCGTCGAGATAGTCATCGGCGAGGATGGCGTCAAGGAGGTCAAGCTCAACATCATAGAGGGGCCGAGGTTCTTCGAGGCCATAACCATCGGCAAGAAGCTCGACGAGGCCCTCGCGGTTTACCCAAGGATATGCTCCTTCTGTTCAGCGGCGCACAAGCTCACCGCCGTGGAAGCGGCCGAGAAGGCGATAGGCTTCACCCCACGCGAGGAGATTCAGGCCCTGAGGGAGGTCCTCTACATAGGGGACATGATTGAGAGCCACGCACTCCACCTCTACCTCCTCGTCCTGCCGGACTACCTCGGCTACTCCGGACCGCTCCACATGGTCGATAAGTACAAGAAGGAGATAGGCATAGCGCTCGACCTCAAGAACCTCGGAAGCTGGATGATGGACGAGCTCGGCGCGAGGGCCATACACCAGGAGAACGTCGTCCTCGGTGGTTTCGGAAAGCTTCCGGGCAGGGAAACCCTTGAGAGGATGAAGAATAAACTTAAGGAAGCCCTTCCAAAGGCCGAATACACCTTCGAGCTCTTCGCCAAGCTTGAGCAGTACAAAGAGGTCGAGGGACCGATAACGCACCTCGCCGTGAAGCCAAGGAACGATGTTTATGGCATCTACGGCGACTACATAAAGGCCAGTGACGGAAACGAGTTCCCGAGCGAGAGTTATAAGGAGCACATAAAGGAGTTCGTAGTCGAGCACAGCTTCGCCAAGCACTCCCACTACCACGGAAAGCCCTTCATGGTCGGTGCCATCTCGCGCGTCGTCAACAACTGGAAACTCCTCTACGGCAGGGCGAAGGAACTCTACGATGCTCATAAGGAGCTTCTCCGCCCAACGAACCCCTTCGCCAACAATCTTGCCCAGGCCCTTGAGCTCGTTTACTTCATCGAGCGCGGAATCGATTTGCTTGACGAGGCCCTCGCAAAGTGGCCGATAAGGCCGAGGGACGAGGTAGAAGTTAGGGACGGCTTCGGCGTCAGCACGACCGAGGCACCACGCGGAATCCTCGTCTACGCGCTCGAAGTGAAGGACGGAAAGGTCGCCTACGCGGACATCATAACGCCAACGGCCTTCAACCTCGCCATGATGGAGGAGCACGTCAGGATGATGGCCGAGAAGCACTACAACGACGACCCCGAGAGGATTAAGTTCCTCACCGAGATGGTGGTAAGGGCTTACGACCCGTGCATCTCCTGTTCTGTCCATGTAGCGAAGCTCTGA